CATATGATTTTCACCTTGGATGTACTAATGTTATTGCGAATATATAATATTATCGGCTGCTAAATATAACCCTTGGTTATAATTGTGCTGTTTACCTCCACAGTTCCATACCATAAAAATGTCATCGGTTAAGGGAAAAAAGGGATAAAACACAAATTCTACGGATAAAATGTAACGTCGTAGGTAATAGAATATCTGTAACGAACCATCAAATCAATATTATTCGTGTTCTATTTCAATGAATATTCAAGAAAATCCCCTGAACAAAACAGATAATGGTAACAATATGAGGGATAAAGCAATCGATTCACCTTTCAGGGAAATCTCTTATAAAAATAAATGCCCAGGACGGGATCCGAACCCGTGACCTCCAGATTTCTCAGGAGACCATAAGACGCTCTTCTGCAATTCCCTATGAGTCTGGCGCCCTAACCGACTAGGCCACCTGGGCATGAAGGTATACCTACATTCCCTGATACAATAAAAATATATCGCAAACAGACATGGGCTTTATTACCGGAAAAACCTCACGGGTGAAAATCCAATATCATGGTCGCGAATCCTTTCGGCCGTGATACCTTGTATTTCAAATATCACAACTTCTACTACCATGAACACTTCTGTGAATTCCCGGAAACATCCCGTGAGACTCCCATTGCTACCTGACACGGAAGCATGGAGATGTATCTTTGGTTTACCATCCTCCCAGAAAATATTACCCAGGCCAAGTACTTCCTTTGCGTCATCGAACTGCCTGATGTTTACGTCAGGAGGCAGACTTTTCTGTTTTGGGCCGGTTACCATTTTGGCACCGCCGGTTGCCCCGAGTAAGTAAAAAAAAGCAGACTGTATGTTTTCATTTACTGCCAGATCTTGCAGTTCGGCCAGCAAATCTTCTTCATGGTCGATACGGGCAACGAAAACGCGGCCTATTTTTCCCTGAGTATAGTCCATGATTTTAAATAGGCGTAATGTACCTTTAATGGTTACGATGAACGCAAGGAACTGGAAGATGGTTATTGTGAAATTGTTGAATTATCTTCCGATTCTTTGAAATATACTACTCATAATAATACTGACTTAAAAAAGAACTTGGATATAATGGTCAATCGATATAGTTATATGATATAGGAAATTACTATAAAAGTAACTTAACGCAAAGGGGGCTATATATGTCAAAGATAGATGATGAAAATGTCATCATCGCTTCAGCGGTGATAGCACTTGATGATAAGCCAGTTTTAAGCTTGCATGACCTTAAGATCCATACGTATGAAATTTCAAGGACTATCGGCATGACGAAATTTACCCCATCCAATTTTGAAAGAATGTTCATGCCTCTTACCATTCCCACGTTATTCAAATCCAAAATGATAAATCTCGTCAATGGAGGAGCCTATTCATCACACGATGATCCTGATGAGATCACCCCGAAAACCATCTGCAGACTTACCGAGGATACCTCAAAGAAAATGAAGAATCTCAGGAGGGGGGCAAAGGTCAAGGTAAAAAACATTGAACAAAAAGAAATATTCAAAAACCTTGACACCATCATTAACGGGCACGTTGATGAAATAGGCGATTGATAAGCAAATTGAGGGAACTCCTCGTATATCTAAGATTTCTATTGCCTTTCATGTAGATTTTACTAAGTAGTTAAAACAGCCACCTTTTTGAGCATAACACCAAAGTTAATGCAATCATCATACCCACCACCCCGAACCCCGGCAAGCCATTCGCACCCGGCGGCTGGTCAGTGGATGGGGGGTCGGTGGGGGTGTGTGTTGGGGTGGGGCCGGAGTATTGTTCATCGAGGATGTAGGGGTTGGCTATGGTGAATTTTACAGTTTCATCATCATTTATATCCTTATGGAATTGAACAAAAATATTGATTGGAGCATTTCCGTTAGTCCATTCACCTGTAGGGATTATTGACCAAATATAAGTCTTCTTCCAACCAGATTCAACATTCATCA
The nucleotide sequence above comes from ANME-2 cluster archaeon. Encoded proteins:
- a CDS encoding DUF296 domain-containing protein → MDYTQGKIGRVFVARIDHEEDLLAELQDLAVNENIQSAFFYLLGATGGAKMVTGPKQKSLPPDVNIRQFDDAKEVLGLGNIFWEDGKPKIHLHASVSGSNGSLTGCFREFTEVFMVVEVVIFEIQGITAERIRDHDIGFSPVRFFR
- a CDS encoding sarcinarray family MAST domain-containing protein, with amino-acid sequence MKWILLILVILIVSLNQTAFAEPIEKNYGIVNAWFNGEEATVENIQLKIGEPAEIKVEITSKTDESINIKLINPLKTESYEVISGPSKFDEWIDVMNVESGWKKTYIWSIIPTGEWTNGNAPINIFVQFHKDINDDETVKFTIANPYILDEQYSGPTPTHTPTDPPSTDQPPGANGLPGFGVVGMMIALTLVLCSKRWLF